One Bernardetia sp. DNA segment encodes these proteins:
- a CDS encoding contact-dependent growth inhibition system immunity protein produces MNYLNRSISDLENWEWDGQVPSEDDSTYVEFTYYYLAKKKLKNYTVTDIDFYIVQNTGLRFLIPLAMDILKSDLFIEADNYPGDLLKNVLRASKKYWQHHPTQKKTMEDLFVSNEQLFKSLDITKEIRDEITKAFEEFIDPRSA; encoded by the coding sequence ACTATTTAAATAGAAGTATATCGGATCTAGAGAACTGGGAGTGGGATGGTCAAGTCCCCTCAGAAGATGATAGTACGTATGTAGAATTTACATACTATTATCTAGCAAAGAAGAAACTAAAAAATTATACAGTTACCGACATCGATTTTTATATTGTACAAAATACGGGCTTACGTTTTTTAATACCACTCGCAATGGATATTTTAAAATCAGACTTGTTTATTGAAGCTGACAATTATCCTGGTGATTTATTAAAAAATGTGCTCAGAGCATCAAAAAAGTATTGGCAGCATCATCCTACTCAAAAGAAGACAATGGAAGATTTATTTGTATCTAATGAACAACTTTTCAAGAGTTTAGATATTACGAAAGAAATTCGTGACGAGATCACTAAAGCGTTTGAAGAATTTATTGATCCTCGTTCAGCGTAG